Within Sulfurovum xiamenensis, the genomic segment TGACATAGAATGACCTTGTATTGATAAATGAATTATAGCTAATGTTTACAGTTGGAATAACCCCTATTGTCATTAGGTAAAAGTGATGTCAGAGATACTAGCATCCTTCCCCTAATGAATACGTATTTCTCATCAAAGATATTGCTTGACCCACTCTTTTATTTGCGAACTGCTGCGTGCTCCAACAAATCTGTCTATCTCTTTTCCCTCTTTAAAAACAAGCACCGCGGGGATGCTTGCTATAAGAAGCTTAGAGCCTAAGGTTTGTTCATCATCGTTATTGATCTTCAAAAATTGTGCTTGCAGCGGCATCGCCATCGCTGCTAGTTCAAAATGTGGTGCCATGGCTATACATGGTCCACACCAAGGTGCCCAAAAATCTACGATCACAGGCAGATCAGAGTTTGTTATGAAGTTTTCTAGAATGTTGGCATTCCCATCAATGGGCCTAGAGTCTAAAAGTGACTCTCCACACTGAGTACAGTTCTCTTCTGAGTATGACTCTTTTTTCTCTATACTACTTACTTCAAGACAATGGGGACAAACAACATTTATATTCATAAATCAACACTCCAATATTTTATACTATCGTAGACATTATAGCGTGTAACATCATAAATACCTGAAGCTAAAAGTGTTACACTTATAGTGATTCACTTTTATTACAAGGTTTTTCGGCAATGGCGAGCTATTATCTTCTACTCATACAATTTCTTTTTGCACTTATCGCGCTCTTTTTGTTTTGGCAAAGTGTAGGTTACTTTCGTCGTATGTGGAGATACAAGAGACTCAAAGTTATGCCCTTTCCAAGATCCTATGTGACCATACTACAAAACATACAACAGTACCAGAAACTCACACCCAAACAAAAAGAAAAACTCCACGTTATGATACTTCTTTTCATAGATCAAAAAGAGTTCGTAGGTGCCAAAATGAACATCAATGATGAGATAAAAGTCACCATCGCATTTTATGCCTGTCTGATGCGGCTTGGATTTGAACTGGGTGAGAAAGACCATGTCAGCACCGTTATAGTCTACGCCGAGCACTTCATCGTAGATGACTCACATACGATTGATGGCATACACCACACACGCACATCAGTCCTCGAAGGGCAATCAGCCAATGGCACTGTAGTCATTTCATGGCAGGATATAGCACAAAACATAGCTAAGCCGGGGAAAGAGAATGTCATCATCCATGAGTTTGCCCATGAGTTGGATTTTGAAGATGGACTTGCAGACGGTACACCTCTTTTGGAAACTTCAAAGTATCAAAAATGGTCTGAAGTTTTCTCTAAAGCTTTTAGGACATTAAGAAACCTTGAAGAGAGGCAAAAACATTCAGAAGGGCTCATACTTTTAGGTAACTATGCTCTCACGAATGAAGCTGAGTTTTTTGCAGTATGCAGCGAGCGCTTTTTTCAGATACCTAAAGCGTTCAAAAATCATTTTCCTGATGTCTATGAAGAACTTAAACGCTTTTATAGACTTGATGCAGAAAAGTTATACTCATCACATCCCGATCATAATGGATGATGTTTTTATGTAATCTACTTAATACCTTCACCATCGCCAAAGTATCAATCTTGCAGTACGCTAAGAGTGCTTTTCTCATCTTCTTTTTTAGGTTGTCATTATCACCTGACACCTATTTTTTCTTTAAACCATTAAAGATACTTTTCAACCCATTTTATGATCTGCTTACTACTGCGTGCACCGGTAAATCTATCTATCTCTTTTCCATCTTTAAACACAAGTACCGCAGGGATATTTACTATAATGATAGTTGGGTTTTGTATTTGAGCGTTATCGTTGTTTATTTTTAAAAACTGTGCTTGTAATGGCATAGCCATAGCTGCAGCTTCAAAATGAGGTGCCATCGTCAAGCATGGACCACACCAAGGTGCCC encodes:
- a CDS encoding zinc-dependent peptidase, encoding MASYYLLLIQFLFALIALFLFWQSVGYFRRMWRYKRLKVMPFPRSYVTILQNIQQYQKLTPKQKEKLHVMILLFIDQKEFVGAKMNINDEIKVTIAFYACLMRLGFELGEKDHVSTVIVYAEHFIVDDSHTIDGIHHTRTSVLEGQSANGTVVISWQDIAQNIAKPGKENVIIHEFAHELDFEDGLADGTPLLETSKYQKWSEVFSKAFRTLRNLEERQKHSEGLILLGNYALTNEAEFFAVCSERFFQIPKAFKNHFPDVYEELKRFYRLDAEKLYSSHPDHNG
- the trxC gene encoding thioredoxin TrxC is translated as MNINVVCPHCLEVSSIEKKESYSEENCTQCGESLLDSRPIDGNANILENFITNSDLPVIVDFWAPWCGPCIAMAPHFELAAMAMPLQAQFLKINNDDEQTLGSKLLIASIPAVLVFKEGKEIDRFVGARSSSQIKEWVKQYL
- a CDS encoding thioredoxin domain-containing protein, producing MHINVVCPHCLKVSSVKKKETYTTEHCKECGGSLLESKPLNANLAILDYFIHTSDLPVIVDFWAPWCGPCLTMAPHFEAAAMAMPLQAQFLKINNDNAQIQNPTIIIVNIPAVLVFKDGKEIDRFTGARSSKQIIKWVEKYL